The following proteins are co-located in the Bacteroidales bacterium genome:
- a CDS encoding helix-turn-helix transcriptional regulator, protein MAKLKEMLEQIRERTTPEQAQFVNDNMAIVDYIYDLLADKNMNSSDLAKALGKAPAEISKWLCGAHNMTLQSLTKISVALGETIIMTPAQAKAKYEKIKYVPLAVPAKVNKQNEFVNTCYEHEEMFDERCGSFKIYATQNETRTKQYAN, encoded by the coding sequence ATGGCTAAGTTAAAAGAAATGTTGGAGCAAATTAGAGAACGGACAACCCCGGAGCAGGCTCAATTTGTAAATGATAACATGGCTATTGTTGACTACATTTATGATTTGTTGGCTGACAAGAACATGAACTCAAGCGACCTTGCCAAAGCGCTTGGTAAGGCGCCGGCAGAAATTAGTAAATGGCTTTGTGGTGCGCATAACATGACGCTACAAAGCCTCACTAAAATTTCGGTGGCCTTAGGCGAAACAATAATCATGACACCGGCTCAGGCAAAGGCAAAATATGAAAAGATAAAATACGTGCCTTTGGCTGTGCCGGCTAAGGTTAATAAGCAAAATGAATTCGTGAATACATGCTATGAGCACGAGGAAATGTTCGATGAAAGGTGTGGCTCTTTTAAAATTTATGCAACTCAAAATGAAACCAGAACAAAACAATACGCCAATTGA